A stretch of DNA from Telopea speciosissima isolate NSW1024214 ecotype Mountain lineage chromosome 5, Tspe_v1, whole genome shotgun sequence:
GTTGCTGCCAGGAGACAAGCTGCAAGAGAGAAAATTGCATCCTCCTCATCTAACAATAGTTACAGCCTAAATCATGCGTATTGGAAACCGTCACCCCTAATACTTCCAGCAGCTACAACAACTAATCAGAGCTCTAACTCTAATTCAACTTCAGGGTCTAGACCTAAGATGACAGGGTCAAAGGTCAAAGAAGAGAAGTATGTGACCTCAGTGGATACCTATCGAAGGATCCTATCCGATGGAGGATTTCGTTGGCAATGGCCACCATCGGGGCAGTGATAGTACAGTTGCAAGTCGGAGATCAGGGGGCAAGTGGAAGTGGTGGCTTCAAAGATCACATAGGTGGCTCCATGGTGTTACAGATTATTATTAACTCTTGGTTACAAGTCATTTTGGCTGGGGTTAATTAGTATGGCTATAGTAGAATTGGTGGATGTTTTCAGAATCAAGGGAGAAAAAGCGggtaacaaaagagaaaagataatATAACTCAAAGGGCAATTCCGATGGTCATGTTGTGAATTGGTTATataactcaaattcaatcatataccttCCCATGTATGTTCATGCATTAGAATATAGTACAAGTGAAAAATTCGGGATATCAGTTAAATACTTGGAAAGGGAAAATTACCAAATATATTTCTTAAGCCACATCCCAATCTGCCAGGTGATAGAGAACCACACCCATCTCATTAGTTAAGTTCCAGATCAAAACGCAAAGGGGAAGCCCCTTGAAAGTGACTTCGAAGTGAGGAAAATTTTACACTATTGCATCTGATAGATCCCATTACAATGAAATGAGACTAAAAATTTTGTACTGTGAACTCACTTTGAACCCCTTGCAGTGATCATCCTTCACAATAAAATTCAGGCTGCAGTTGATTGTCAAGGAAGAGGGCAATGTTGGATTGCAACGAGGCACGTCCACCGCAATACAATAGGAGCACAGAGGGCAGAGTTGTCTATCAATTGAAGAGGCATTGAAACAGATAGGATAGTGTTACTGTGTTCAAACATGCCTTCTTTGCTTAGCACGCTTCCAGGATTGCTTACCCTTaatcttccatttctggttCCCAACTGACTGGTTCTGCTCCTCGATCTCTCGAACCTTCCGTTTCCTTCAAAAGAATAGATATCGTGGAACTTAGCAACAAAGGTTTATGATTAAAAGCTAATGTGTCCAATAGataaaatcataagaaaattcagaaatcaaaAGAGGAAATCTAGAAATCCCCCCTTTTTAAATTCTCATTCCACTTGTCCAGGATTATGTCCTGGATCATCAGATACAAATTCAAAGATGAAGAGCAAAACAAAAATATCAATACTGTGTAAACAAAGAGTTTGAGAAAAAGCATTACGATCACCAAGATCTTTTGAGGGGGAAGGGGAATAGGTTATTGACTTTTATACCACATCCTATTTTGAAATATCTATTAAGACAACTAGCAATACTCAGTGAACCTAAGTTATTCAACAGTTTTGTAACCAAGAAAACAAATATATGAATGGAGGAAATCATGATGCAGCATTTGTACCTATACTCCCCAAGGGACCGATCAGAAAGTAGCTCATCTGCAAGGGTTgctttcctctccttctttgtGAGCCTACCTGAGAAAAAATCTGATGCAGATTCGACCACTGTACCAACCTGATGATTTATGAAGCAAACAGAGGCTTTACTAATTAAACAAATTGACATTGACATATTTCATCTACTTCACAAAATTAGGACAGACTTTGCCcggaaaaaaaaggggtggggatGGGGGAAGAAAAGGTATACAGCTATAATCAATAACTTGCCTGGAAATACTTGGGGAGTGTCTTTGACTTTGTATCACCCTTTTTATAATGCCTCTTTGGATCGATTACACTACGCAACTGCACCATCAACAATTAAAAATATCAACAACAATCACTTACGCTTCTCCAACAGAAATACAATCACCAAGATGTGGGTACATGATCAACATTAAAGGCTTTGTCATTTTACAGATTTCATATAGTACTACAAGTTGATGAGCAATCTATGTGCATATAGTCATTTTGGGTTGTTATGATCTGTGGATTTTtggaataatggcttgtgactaATTGATCACaacccctctttatttataatagacgAGAGAACATTCTAGGACAGGTACAAGGACAGACATACCCCTGAACCCATTTTACAACATGATCATTGGTAAAAGGGATAAGACAACCTACACAAAAGCAAAAAACTAAAGCCAACTATCTAACCTATTTTAGCAGGCTTATTAATAAATACCTTAAAAAATGTAAACTGACATGATGTCAACTCTGACCTCAATAtcaagaataaaagaaataaagtggAGTCTCATACCGAGCAGAATATTGTTTTGGGgaataaatattatatttttgcaTAATTTAACCAGAATCTCAATTCTGACAGGATAACTCACAAACAGCCTTAAAAGCATACCAACCTAAATGAATCAAGATGCTTGTCAGAGCCTAACAAGCAACACCCGTTTTATTATCATGGCTTCTTAGACCCCCACATCCGACAATACTATTTACAGCTTTTCATTATTCAACTTTTAAAAGAGTAACAAAATCAAATATAGCCTCAGAGTATAGGACTAAAACTCTGAAGCATCTATTAATCATGAAGCTACAGTGATGATTTAGGAATAAAAAAGGTATGACAAGGCCCATCACTTCTATCAATGTACTGTTGTGCAACTTTGCACTGCCCTAAGGTTTTGttcatcatttttttatggataaAGGATTTTGTTTACCATCTTAAGGGGAATAAATTTTTATCCAGGTAAGGAAATCAAATTCCGAAGGTTGGTTGTTGAACAATGAACATAAGTTTGCAGGGGATCGGTTGAATGTATTAATAAAGTTCATAGGATGATCTACAGTTAAGAGTAGGGTATTCAACATTGATGagacttttttttattgataaagTAAGGTAGAAGCATAAAACCAAAGACTGGTCACCTTGAAATAGACCCCCAATAGCTGAAGCTATGGAAGATCAAAGTCAGACATTAAGATATTCTGATACTCTCCCCATCTACTAGCTGAAGAACCAAAGGTAAAATAGAGGTGAGACTATGAAGGAGCCCTCCATACAAGAGTAATAAAAGATGAAATATCATTCAAGTTGGAAAAACCAGTTAGAAAGCTATCACATTGATATTTGTAGAGACTAGAACTTCTTAGCCTTCTAGTCCATCGAATCCTAATTGAGATGGGACTACGATTTGAGAAGGCAAACCAGTTCCAGAACGAGACCAAACAATATAACTAAGACTAAAATTAATCAGAAATCAACTCAGATTTGCCTGAATCAATATAGTGAACTGAACTGAAACCAAAGATTTGAGAAAATACACCAAGCATCAAAATTTggagaaaggaataaaaaaagatCAAGCTGTTTAAATGAACCAATCCAACAGACCACTACAATACTATTTGAGGAGCACATGGCCTAAGGAAGCTTTCTGCAGAGCCGCCAGATGATCACAATGCTAAATGTATATAACTGGGGTGTACTTGATCCTGAACATCTTAATCCCAAACGTCTCTTTTTTATAGGACTTACGAGGAGTTAAAAGCTTCATAGCACTCTCTAGAGCCTACATACATGATCATACTTGTCAAGGCagctaggcaacccaaggcagtCAATGGGGGAAAAACCAAGGAATCGAGTTGACAATTATGATGTGATACTTCGAAAGATATGATTGCACATGAAAAAGAGACATAACGAAATTCGatagggtttggatcgattatTCTTAGTGTAGGGAATGAAATTCGATTTAGCTATGGTgtgtttctgatggttggattggtctgtgaagaatttgggtaatgggataatctccagaaataggtgggatgttgtggtttgaatggggtaatgggaaaCAACTTGGTTTGAGTATTCCAATTGGGCAGGAGAATACACGATCCAATTATGTGAAGGTGTTGACGTGTTGTTAgctgaatggtttgttaagaCTTTTGGGAGACGGGTTGGTTTCAAgagatgggtgggaaaattagggttttggggtggtttggaggattaggagaaaaatgggtattgatgggatgattcaaacttactgttgttgcaagggcagctcagttggttagaggatcTTGAATAATTCTTGAGccttgattttaaaattgaaggagatcttcaaataacttgaaggagagcttcaaaagaaccactcGAGCTTCACACCCCAGGGTgccaatcggatcaaacaccaatcccaccagccttgatcaaacacaagacaaaaatcttcgatgtagaagaagagcagcaaaagctttcattaatatcaaaatttgtaTTCAATACTTGCaaccttacaaccttatataaaagactaaaaaatagactcctacactaaaaagaaaaggcctcacccaatccttaacctattaggtaacttaaattgactaggaaactaaaatagactcaaaacaaagtcctaatccagcccaacttaaatactcaaaagaaaacgactaaaatcacttaaattgaaccattggttgaactagttcaatttatgaacaaaaacaccaaaataaaactaagtatggaactaaaacaactaatcccatatgcaacctaattacccatacttaaggcccataaaagtagcctattacatggaaaacccatgggaccaaaggcccaacatttCTAACCCagccctagacttatttctaaggaaagaagcccagtttggtgagcATCATCCACTAGTgatgatttgagtaaaaaaaatgagtattttaaaaGAGTTTTGAAGTTGCTGAGCTTGTCATACGAAATTGGTATCCCAGACCTGATTTCTTCGCCACAACTTCTCCCTTCCCCTCATCCTTGaggttccctttcttccctaACAGATCAAGTTCTTCTCTTCCATAAATCTAAAACCCACCACCAGAAAATCCCTTGATTGATCTGCGTTATTTCGTACCAGAGTCTAACTTAATCGTAGAAACCTACGTTTTCAAGACCAGAGTTTGATTGCCCAATGGAAAGATTGTTTTTATATTCAAAGAAGAAGGGCGAAGTCGGAATTTTGTTTCGTAGTCCGTGATATGGATGTTGTCTAAAACAAATGAGAACACATCATAAATTTGTACTATTCTACCAAAAGTATTGTTAAAGTTAGTCGACATTGGTTGGAAGTAAAAGGTTTAATTGACCAAGACGGAAATTTATGCACCCTAAAGCCTTCTCACAAATGACAGACTTTAATTCTTCAAGGACTGGTTGATGAAGAATCATCAAAGCTAAAAGAAACCATCCCTACAGAAGAGGTTGCTATCCATGATGAAATTCCTAAAGCAATTAAGGAAAAACAGGAAGTGCTGGCAACAGAAGAAAAGTATGTAGTTTATGAGGATACATCCCCAACTGTTCAGTTGCAGTAAGATGCGACCGTGGATGGCAAGGAGgcaatctctcatatagtgaaCATCCCTCCTATTGAGTTTGTTATTCTTCACAAGTTTCAAGACAGATGCAATATCAAAGTTATGAATTGTGTTCGAGTTGAAGATAAGGAGTTACAAGCACCCCTCCAAGTGTTGCTATCTTTATCTTTCTACAAAACCCGAGGACGAGTTTTTCCAACACcaggggaattgatgcagttgcGTTAGACATTAATCATGTATGTAGGCCTATACGCAAGCTTGGTATCTTATCTTTCTACAAAACCCGAGGATGATTTTTTCCAACACcaggggaattgatgcagttgcGTTAGACATTAATCAGGTATGTAGGCCTATACGCAAGCTTGGGAAGCCCACAAAGTGCTGGTGACAATCCAATGAGCTTAAATTGACCTTTATATAGTTATATTATAGCTTGgacctttatttatttttttggacttcattgtaatgggcctaattaataagcccataaagtgagAATAAAATTAGTACACACGATTAGTCGTTAAGTATTTGGATTAAATTAAAATACTTAATAATTAGATAGATTTCTGTTTTCAGTCTATTTACTTTAGTCAGTGTGATAAGAGTGATTAGAAGTCCTTTAGTGAGTCAAAGTAGGAATTTTAggtctttatatataatataccccccccccaaattagACATAAATTGAGTAAAGAATGGGTTATTGTTTTAAAGGGTTTTGAAGTTGTGTGAGTTTggcatacgggattggtatcctAGACccgatttcttctcttctgtttctctctcccctctctcttccccacaACTTCTCCCTTTCCCCTTATCCTTGTGATTCCCTTTCTTTCCTAACAAATcaagttcttcttctcttccatcaATCTGAAACCCACCACCAACAGATCCTCTGATCGATCTGCATTCTAGTGATTTGCATTGCCACCAGAGAACTATCTTGTAAAAGCACACAAACAGCATAAACTGAAATTGAAGTCATTAAAGCTGGTATCCAAGCAGCAAAGGACTTCAGTTGAAGGAAATGAACCAAGAGAAAAATCATAAACAGAAATAGGCTTCTCTTTTTCACAGGCTGGGCATGAATCATTTTGAGCTCCAGTCAAAGGTCTGATATTTATTAGTCTTTACAAATTATATCCATCTGTTGTATACCCAGACAGAAAATTGTGCAGTCCATGAACCAACTTTGAGAGCCATTATATGGATTCTGCATCTGAATGGATCGTCTGTTTCCGTATTGGTCACTAGGATTTTCAAAGATGGATCATAAGCTGCTGACAACTATACTGCATAAACTCTTCCACATATGGAACGAATCTATATGCATTTGCTTAACACCCCTCTCCCGCCCGAGTGGAGGGGGGAGTATCTAGCATTTCTAAGATGAGAACTaatcaaattaagtgatgtctGTGACCTTGTCAGTCAAAATCAAGATGCAAGTAAGCTTCTCTATTTCCATGTTCCATCTCTTCATAAATAAGTAACAGATTAATATAACATTTATCGTAGGCCTTTCCAAACcgcaaaaaatatataaatcaCCCCAAACAACAATGTTAAACATTTTTATGACCGACCAAGTCACCATAAGGCTAAAAAATGCAAGCAAATCAGTTCTAAAGCAAATTTGagcaaaattaaaatcaaatttgtAATAGAAAACAGGGGAAGATACACACCTTTAGCATTTGGAGATCTTTCTTTAACTCTGGAGTGATGGTTGGGGCAGGCATTTCAAACCTATGTACACATAAAAGTAATTATTAAATTACAAATATTGGTAAGGGCACACCTTGTAACCTGCAACTGTGAACAAACTTGCCATTGTTGGCATCCCACTTACCAGCTTTTACCAGCCGTATCTTTAACTTGTTTCCTCAGAAACTTGTTCATCTTCCTAGGGTCATTGGGTGGAACAAAGAGTCCGTCAACAAGCTCACTTTCAGGCTTCCATACCACATTTTCGGGTAGTTTCTGTAATACCTCAGGCCCAGTTTTTATCATAGATGGGAGAAGTACCTTTGGCTCCCATGTAAGACCAATGGATGCCCTGTTCTCAGGCATTCTTTTTTAATCAAACTCAAACGGTATGCCCGGATGTATTTAATATAGCAACCTACATCTTAAAGAAGACATCATTAGGTTTGGAAAAGCAAAACAGCCAAGAAGAAACCCTCATAGAAATATATAATTTTCAACAAACATAGAGAAAGGTCTGCAATCAACTTCAACACCCTCAGGTGAACCCTAAATTATAAGAGAAGCTATATACATTGAATAAAAGATCAGCAAATTAAACAAACTTGGAAAGAGGATCATGACCCACCAACACCTATCCCAACAACTCCGATCACCACAATGAATTAATTTAGATCAAAGAGAAATAAACATTGAAAGTAAAAGGATGGCAGGTTTTAAAGTAAAGGTCTTTACCATAGCTgggaaaaaatgaagaaaatcagCTAGAGAACAGAATCAAATTCAATGGTCATTTTGGGTAGGAAACAATGAAATATAAGTGGAAACCTGATAAACGAAAATGAGCTTTCCTTCCTCACAAGGACTTGAACTAAGTTGCAGGCTGAGGTGATTGACAGGTTATAGAACATTAAAACCATAGTCTGACCATGAATCCACTGCTTGAGACCATGAATCTGGTATGAATATGTTGGAGATGGAGTTTCGGTTTCTGTGATAATGGACTTCACCGCATCCAGTAGctttcatgagagagagagaggttcgtACCAGCTTTGGGAGACGCTTTTCACTGCTTGCAGGAGAAGCTCTGGTTTTCGCAATAAGGGTTGAAAGTCGAGCGTGATGAATGGAGGTCCAACGAAAGAGTGAGGGTGTTCCACCTTTTCTTGGTAGAAAGTGAAGGTGTTTTATCAGAACGAACGAATTTGGGTAGGTTGTATTCTTCTTTTATTAACTTGAACGCAAGTAGCACGTTTCAAATGATCATAGATTCTAACAATTgtctacaaaaaaaataaaaaaatttctaacaATTAatatcaatggataatcaattcacttATTCATAACCGCAtactcaatatatatatattttttattgatttcattCGATTCGATGCAGTCCAATTTTTAGTTGGTCCCATCATACCCATTTTGATAAGGATTGATTCAAGATTTGTTTTGTCATTTATAGTCAGTTTTATCGGTttaggctaggttttgacacccatAAAAAGATAGctgaaaatatatatttaattcgTGTTCGTATCAATTTAAGAAATCTGCAtttcaaaaataggtttttCAAAAACTCACTGAATCCATCAAAAGCTAATTGGATACAGATAGGATTAATTTGATTCAAATTTATG
This window harbors:
- the LOC122661028 gene encoding rRNA-processing protein fcf2-like — translated: MPENRASIGLTWEPKVLLPSMIKTGPEVLQKLPENVVWKPESELVDGLFVPPNDPRKMNKFLRKQVKDTAGKSWFEMPAPTITPELKKDLQMLKLRSVIDPKRHYKKGDTKSKTLPKYFQVGTVVESASDFFSGRLTKKERKATLADELLSDRSLGEYRKRKVREIEEQNQSVGNQKWKIKGKQSWKRAKQRRHV